One Plasmodium sp. gorilla clade G2 genome assembly, chromosome: 12 genomic window carries:
- a CDS encoding histone-lysine N-methyltransferase, H3 lysine-4 specific, which produces MSISPLKYESKILSNLANMLKLSEKSDDEILSEINQGNENKVFEIDDDVKQVVDLNKINCTCEESKKKIEECDKKKFVYNYNIETYRVDFFLDICNALSRSNYKPYLSEEGKKEIVNGLRVRRNSNLYKYVSFFLSKERMNKERMDDGKKVENIYHCFKCLKSVLHICIDDDDSNNNNNKMKTTMYLKNNNSITEQIENKIENDILNEQNSNLEKVNHRKGVISVSKYKSELTSITRMSNEKIMQTILEHTKDMGIKKNTSKNTRSRNDNKKDDVHDDHHSSNNINNNLNNNNNNNDNNNNNNNNIIKKSKTYESVKVRNNYYYNDDNDYDNHIYQNENVIDNNNNNNNNIEPAKRNIPKRTVVQKKSSVQRKTNVTNKKRLSQNKSVTRNSYKKNDRINSTCDVRASKIKDTIYEKKKKNVRRSFEVNANRRKRNTRQKRVFSDEEGMKMNDDNKIDDNTLNNNSIDNNTQNTNSIDDNIQNNNSIDDNTQNNNNINDNTQNNNNINDNTQNNNKNDDNNLKDNITNNLLDDNGVPKEVDNNCQNDINVHNKESCKNDIYSSIQISNTLNNIMINSTSVEEENNIRNEQNVISNVISDTNIYPYNLSNVNNMKDPNFNNNPEKEYIKENDLCDLPNDIITSNGDDIKNKEIYKMDYANKALLSNNTNEKDYDYNESDNASYSTDDSKYVKYLKRKKKLQEQGKIIIDLNLFHGNSVKTTNKRDKEEKLQEKLRMKQIKKLLDEKQMVICKIEDIAKKRNKKYVKAQVLSKDSKIERAYFSHKMKKFYNSKSSYFGCGWSSNKKEWTPFIHAPFFENQHNAIYKNRNKKLYEEIYDTLLHGRIHPDIKVVELKDHKHPIRLCTPYNEDCYSVVYTGKKINATDDRVIFGEYTGYVANNKELSQEKHQYMFALAFNKKVFNDRKHVVFINEVELDEEQNYPSQVGSTVMNKVKAHEKNNINNTNIYNSHHILNGNNNINSNTTEETMSNRKIDKIKPVSNVVITDYNNINSYINKCKTNENNKKSRDINNLIILPDNYTYAVDSSYMFNEMSLVNHYKTCSVFNNFDFRINSEWQLVYLDGWPHIILTSIPGVEIHPGEEIFADFGFEWFEKVNDICLNEFIKNNYFYRLYKLNTSREIVFNGMDDIVEKYNLLKNHITCNICMHNVNTDGNNFILCSGCNHVYHLKCVHKFNTEVNENYEWFCSGCLQFCFNIIKQKEFVDYIEKENQKRFIQLLDDLNGDNLNTVNNENKSNAVDSINNSNSTDNIDNSNSIDNINNSNSTDNIDNSNSTDNIDNSNSTDNIDNSNSIDNIDNSNSIDNIDNKDSLDNPNNSNISFGVNNSNISYGVNNSNISYGINNSNISYSANNSNISYSANNSNISCSANNSNNIDKTNNCNSLDNADNINDVNKINKSNEIVIKDVNNNNFFAVANNDKQKYLEGLENIRKLLQCKENIDDLFKNKEYVNSFLEKIDDEMNVFENKRSEDESVKLDDLKHIFENSFELHLLIDYKKKLEDLLDSTEKVDSFLNDRNVLNTMKIRKRTLAFLMENKKYIDNFIQMNEEKNYTKINDCEKNKKEDDINENTTCRQVEKLEDRIIQNNHNNQLTNPEYCSTLKGEEDKSVSLIDNKSMYERVDNHSICNEINSCISSTYEKTLYNKSNNIIRNLKEMKKYEKECQNNNSYSNMYCSYMMKLSKKILGFPLIKDFSKGLSTLEPSLPLNDHLKKLSVCTNCYSKHHDLAKAIICRVTKMHFEANYNDYLTDEDLFKTSSEFIQSVIRELANTVKEYRKKELNRVYLQHATENDSMILDRVNKDMNLELNYNNVTPTRTSIHNGSCTKTNKEYNESFYKIMSPSFNNDTVEKSNIITQENNHILNNQIVHLAEEQVGNCEYQNKEVIDCGTKEHMNEKINDHSIEEKCHDDCYSKDMHILYKNTFLPREEIDNCSIEKMKDQHEENDILKDVRKDTLNDTLNDMSKDMSKDMSNDMSNDMSKDMSKDMSNDTPKDMPNDVSNDVSNNLSNDASITNLDDKKNDLKSYEKPGKLNNFIPLIGVELGKTKFQREFTNGTFVGTVTEQIKDENNNNFFVVTYEDGDVEWITPSFLFQEILKQSTNNTTYPLASTFKDIFYEDFKKDIKLNNHSYELKIEKKKRKSMFEYVPNNNVTKRQRHAYEENVLKKKNTNQEVNTSRRSLSKVKNVEFNDSLRKTRKRTMSTG; this is translated from the coding sequence ATGAGTATATCACCATTGAAATATGAATCTAAAATATTGAGCAACCTAGCTAATATGCTAAAATTGAGCGAAAAGTCAGATGATGAAATACTAAGTGAAATAAATCAAggtaatgaaaataaagttTTTGAAATTGATGATGATGTTAAACAAGTGGTTGatttgaataaaataaattgcACATGTGAAGaatcaaagaaaaaaatagaagagtgtgataaaaaaaaatttgtatataattataatattgaaaCATATAGAGTAGATTTTTTTCTTGATATTTGTAATGCTTTATCAAGATCTAATTATAAACCCTATTTAAGTGAAGAAGGTAAAAAGGAAATAGTGAATGGATTAAGAGTAAGAAGAAAttcaaatttatataaatatgtttctttttttttaagtaaaGAACGAATGAATAAAGAAAGAATGGATGACGGGAAAAAGgtagaaaatatttatcattgttttaaatgtttaaaaagtgtattacatatatgtattgatgatgatgatagtaataataataataataagatgaAGACTACaatgtatttaaaaaataataatagtataactgaacaaattgaaaataaaattgagaatgatatattaaatgaacaaaatagtAATCTTGAAAAAGTAAATCATAGAAAGGGAGTTATATCtgtttcaaaatataaatcagaATTAACTTCTATTACTAGAATGtctaatgaaaaaataatgcAAACTATATTAGAACATACCAAGGATATGggtataaaaaagaatacatCTAAAAATACAAGATCaagaaatgataataaaaaggatgaTGTTCATGATGATCATCATAGTAGCAATAACATCAATAATAAcctgaataataataataataataatgataataataacaataataataataatattataaaaaaaagtaaaactTATGAAAGCGTCAAAGtaagaaataattattattataatgatgataatgattatgataatcatatttatcaaaatgaaaatgttatagataataataataataataataataatatcgaACCCgcaaaaagaaatattccTAAACGAACAGTGGTACAGAAAAAATCCTCTGTACAGCGAAAAACAAACGtaacaaataaaaagagACTTTCTCAAAATAAATCGGTAACAAGgaattcatataaaaaaaatgatagaaTAAATTCTACATGTGATGTAAGAGCAAGCAAAATTAAAGATActatatatgaaaagaaaaagaagaatgtTAGAAGGAGTTTTGAAGTAAATGCTAATCGAcgaaaaagaaatacaagACAAAAGAGGGTTTTTTCTGATGAAGAAGGAATGAAAATGAATGACGATAATAAAATTGATGATAATACACTAAATAATAACagtattgataataatacacAAAATACTAACAGtattgatgataatatacaaaataataacagtattgatgataatacacaaaataataacaacattaatgataatacacaaaataacaacaacattaatgataatacacaaaataacaacaaaaatgatgataacaaTTTGAAAGATAATATAACTAATAACTTATTGGATGATAATGGTGTTCCAAAGGAGGTAGATAATAATTgtcaaaatgatataaatgtacataataaagaaagctgtaaaaatgatatatattcatcTATACAGATTAGTAATACgcttaataatataatgatcAATTCTACATCtgtagaagaagaaaataatattagaaATGAACAAAATGTAATAAGTAATGTTATAAGCGATACcaatatatatccatataatttatcaaatgtgaataatatgaaagatcctaattttaataataacccagaaaaggaatatattaaagaaaatgatttGTGTGATTTAccaaatgatattataactTCCAATggtgatgatataaaaaataaggagATTTATAAAATGGATTATGCAAATAAAGCTTTACTatcaaataatacaaatgaaaaagattATGATTATAACGAAAGTGATAATGCATCTTATTCTACAGATGATTctaaatatgtaaaatatttaaagaggaaaaagaaattacAAGAACAAggtaaaattattattgatttaaatttatttcatgGAAATTCTGTGAAAACAACAAATAAACgtgataaagaagaaaagctACAAGAAAAGTTAAGGATGAAACAAATAAAGAAGCTTTTAGATGAAAAACAAATGGTTATTTGTAAAATTGAAGATATAGCTAAAaagagaaataaaaaatatgtaaaggCACAAGTATTATCTAAAGATTCTAAAATTGAACGAGCCTATTTTAGtcataaaatgaaaaaattttataattccaAATCTAGCTATTTTGGTTGTGGATGGTCAAGTAACAAAAAGGAATGGACTCCATTTATTCATGCACCTTTTTTTGAAAACCAGCATAATgcaatttataaaaatagaaataaaaaattgtatgaagaaatatatgatacATTATTACATGGAAGAATACATCCTGATATTAAAGTTGTAGAATTAAAAGATCATAAACATCCTATTAGGTTGTGTACTCCTTATAATGAAGATTGTTATTCTGTTGTATATACaggtaaaaaaattaatgctACTGATGATAGAGTTATATTTGGTGAATACACAGGTTATGTAgctaataataaagaattgTCGCAAGAAAAACATCAATATATGTTTGCTTTAGCATTCAATAAGAAAGTATTTAATGATAGGAAACATGTTGTTTTTATTAATGAAGTTGAGTTAGATGAAGAACAAAATTATCCTAGTCAAGTTGGATCAACTGTAATGAATAAAGTTAAGGctcatgaaaaaaataatataaataatacaaacatTTATAATAGTCATCACATTTTAAATggtaacaataatataaatagtaataCTACAGAGGAAACTATGTCAAATAGAAAGATTGATAAGATTAAGCCCGTTTCGAATGTAGTTATTACagattataataacattaatagttatattaataagtgtaaaacaaatgaaaataataaaaagtccagagatataaataatttaataatacttccagataattatacatatgcTGTAGATTCATCTTATATGTTTAATGAAATGTCTTTAGTAAATCATTATAAAACATGTAGTGTATTTAACAACTTTGATTTCAGAATAAATTCTGAATGGCAATTAGTATATCTGGATGGATGGCCACATATTATTCTAACATCAATTCCAGGTGTTGAAATTCATCCAGGTGAAGAAATTTTTGCTGATTTTGGTTTTGAATGGTTTGAAAAAGTTAAtgatatatgtttaaatgaattcataaaaaataactatttttatagattatataaattaaatacatCTAGAGAAATAGTTTTCAATGGAATGGATGACATtgtagaaaaatataatttattaaaaaatcatatcacttgtaatatatgtatgcatAATGTCAATACTGATGgtaataatttcattttatgtTCAGGATGTAATCATGTGTATCATTTAAAGTGTGTACATAAATTTAACACAGAAGTtaatgaaaattatgaatGGTTTTGTTCTGGTTGTCTTcaattttgttttaatattataaaacaaaaggAGTTTGTAGATTATATAGAAAAGGAAAATCAAAAGAGGTTCATTCAGCTTTTAGATGATTTAAATGGGGATAATTTAAATACTGTGAATAATGAAAACAAATCTAATGCTGTGGatagtataaataattctAATAGTActgataatatagataattcTAATAgtattgataatataaataattctaaTAGTActgataatatagataattcTAATAGTActgataatatagataattcTAATAGTActgataatatagataattcTAATAGTAttgataatatagataattcTAATAGTAttgataatatagataataaggATAGTCTGGATAACcctaataattcaaatatttcttttggCGTTAATAATTCAAACATTTCTTATGGTGTTAATAATTCAAACATTTCTTATGGTATTAATAATTCAAACATTTCCTATAGTGCTAATAATTCAAACATTTCTTATAGCGCTAATAATTCAAACATTTCTTGTAGCGCTAATAACTCTAACAACATAGATAAAACTAATAATTGTAACAGTTTAGATAACGCAGATAATATAAACGATGtgaacaaaataaacaaatcAAACGAAATTGTAATTAaagatgtaaataataataatttttttgctGTTGCAAATAATGATAAGCAGAAATATTTGGAAGGCttagaaaatataagaaaactTCTACAATGTAAAGAAAATATCgatgatttatttaaaaataaagaatatgtaAATAGTTTTTTGGAAAAAATAGATGATGAAATGAATgtttttgaaaataaaagaagCGAAGATGAATCTGTTAAGCTTGATGatttaaaacatatttttgaaaatagTTTTGAACTTCATTTATTAATagattataagaaaaaattagaagATTTATTGGATAGTACAGAAAAGGTGGATTCATTTTTGAATGATAGAAATGTTTTGAATACTATGAAAATCAGGAAAAGAACATTAGCTTTTTTAATGGAAAACAAAAAGTATATAGATAATTTTATACAAATGAATGAAGAAAAGAATTACACAAAAATTAATGACTGTGAgaagaataaaaaagaagacgatattaatgaaaatacaaCGTGTAGACAAGTCGAAAAATTAGAAGATAGGATTATTCAAAATAACCATAATAATCAATTAACAAATCCTGAATATTGTAGTACATTAAAAGGAGAAGAAGATAAATCAGTAAGTTTGATAGATAATAAATCAATGTATGAAAGGGTAGATAATCATAGTATTtgtaatgaaataaattcaTGTATATCAAGTACGTACgaaaaaacattatataataaatctaaCAATATAATTAGAAATTTAAAGGAAATGAAAAAGTATGAAAAAGAATGCCAAAATAATAACAGTTATAGTAATATGTATTGTAGTTATATGATGAAATTAAGCAAGAAAATATTAGGATTTCCTTTAATAAAAGATTTTTCAAAAGGCTTAAGTACACTTGAACCATCTTTGCCTTTAAATGATcacttaaaaaaattatctgTTTGTACAAATTGTTATAGTAAACATCACGATTTAGCAAAAGCAATAATTTGTAGAGTAACAAAAATGCATTTTGAAgctaattataatgattacTTAACTGACGAAgatttatttaaaacatcCAGTGAATTTATCCAATCAGTAATAAGAGAACTAGCTAATACTGTAAAAGAGTACAGGAAAAAAGAATTGAACAGGGTATATTTGCAACATGCAACAGAAAATGATAGTATGATACTAGATAGAGTTAATAAGGATATGAACTTggaattaaattataataatgttacACCAACTAGAACTAGTATTCACAATGGTAGTTGTACCAAAACTAATAAGGAATATAATGAAtccttttataaaattatgagTCCATCATTTAATAATGACACTGTTGAAAAGAGTAATATTATCACACAAGAAAATAACCATATCTTAAATAATCAAATTGTGCATTTAGCTGAAGAACAGGTGGGAAATTGTGAATATCAAAACAAAGAAGTTATTGATTGTGGTACAAAAGAACATATGAATGAAAAGATAAACGATCACTCGATTGAAGAAAAATGTCATGATGATTGCTATTCAAAGgatatgcatatattatataaaaatacttTTTTACCAAGAGAAGAAATAGATAACTGTAgtatagaaaaaatgaagGATCAGCATGAAGAAAATGACATATTAAAGGATGTAAGAAAGGATACATTAAATGATACGTTAAATGATATGTCAAAGGATATGTCAAAGGATATGTCAAATGATATGTCAAATGATATGTCAAAGGATATGTCAAAGGATATGTCAAATGATACGCCAAAAGATATGCCAAATGATGTATCAAATGATGTGTCAAATAATTTGTCAAATGATGCATCCATCACTAATTTGGATGACAAAAAGAATGATTTGAAGAGCTATGAAAAACCGGGTAAATTAAATAACTTTATCCCTCTTATAGGAGTAGAATTaggaaaaacaaaatttCAAAGAGAATTTACAAATGGTACTTTTGTTGGTACAGTTACAGAACAAATAAAGGacgaaaataataataatttttttgttgtaaCTTATGAAGATGGAGATGTTGAATGGATAACTCCatcctttttatttcaaGAAATTCTAAAACAATCTACAAATAATACTACATATCCTTTAGCTAGTACTTTTAaggatatattttatgaagattttaaaaaggatataaaaCTAAACAACCATTcttatgaattaaaaattgaaaagaaaaagagaaaaagtATGTTTGAATATGTtcctaataataatgtaaccAAAAGACAAAGGCATGCATACGAAgaaaatgtattaaaaaaaaaaaatactaatCAGGAAGTTAATACATCACGAAGAAGTTTGAGTAAAGTGAAAAATGTAGAATTTAATGATTCTCTCAgaaaaacaagaaaaagaACTATGTCTACAGGTTGA
- a CDS encoding inner membrane complex protein 1h, putative, translating into MSYQDVQEKKNEDMNYDEIASSMLEKMDKHINGEKEPTIQYENLNVQEQEGAHAYYSNQDIYNINSDMSFLKNAKEINSSNIVDHRTTTNDVGYPRSVMTALGPLPLPEEFKKNIPEKFVAKPIIEEREIYVSKKERKQREIEIPHVKYEHTFENVKKQLKVNKLVPNVTQVIKEVPKEILKPVIEEKIIEVPQGVKYVEVPVEVPCLYPPKIMPKVVTQYVERIVETIKPVVQEKIIEVPQTVIKQVPKIKTVEVPYYVPRYVEKIIEVPFKPNGEIPKIATHMPFSISDSLPPLKPTHILGAQNEKNMTTYNNNMNSNNMNNNMNNNMNNNMNPFQTTNCMMPLMNCFQQNTDPNTLKKNENGIPNMNMSPTILRPINSRDTPNNNMNTQEHIKNNISPYPNNFLNSNFTNYNIPQNLYSQIENLPQAHNLPDGFQWQYPDGVPNSPLCNTRNMPSLVVTCPPQIGRVTCTRKDIQPDILTKTGVYEFDGFKKKGTSQSLFPPLAHHNRVPFLPAPAAPGTPDVENIEKNM; encoded by the coding sequence atgTCTTATCAAGACGttcaggaaaaaaaaaatgaagatatgaATTATGATGAAATAGCTAGCAGCATGCTAGAGAAGATGGACAAACATATAAATGGAGAAAAGGAACCAACCATAcaatatgaaaatttaaatgtACAGGAACAAGAAGGAGCACATGCTTATTACTCAAATcaagatatatataacataaatagTGATATGTCGTTTTTGAAAAATGCCAAAGAAATAAATTCATCAAATATAGTAGATCATCGAACAACAACAAATGATGTAGGATATCCTCGTAGTGTTATGACAGCATTAGGACCTTTACCCTTACCAGaagaatttaaaaagaatataccAGAAAAATTTGTTGCTAAACCTATAATTGAAGAGAGGgaaatatatgtatctaAGAAAGAACGAAAACAAAGAGAAATTGAAATACCACATGTCAAATATGAACATACTTttgaaaatgtaaaaaagcAATTAAAGGTTAATAAGTTAGTACCTAATGTTACACAAGTAATAAAAGAAGTAccaaaagaaatattaaaaccagttatagaagaaaaaattattgaagTACCTCAAGGAGTAAAATATGTAGAAGTTCCCGTAGAAGTACCATGTTTATACCCTCCTAAAATAATGCCCAAAGTTGTTACTCAATATGTTGAAAGAATAGTTGAAACTATCAAACCAGTTGtacaagaaaaaattattgaagTACCTCAAACGGTAATTAAACAAGTACCCAAAATTAAAACAGTCGAAGTTCCATATTATGTTCCAAGATATGTTGAAAAAATCATAGAAGTACCTTTTAAACCTAATGGGGAAATTCCCAAAATAGCTACACACATGCCTTTTTCAATATCAGACTCCTTGCCCCCCCTAAAACCGACCCACATCTTAGGTGCAcagaatgaaaaaaatatgactacatataataacaatatgaacagtaataatatgaataataatatgaataataatatgaataataatatgaatccATTCCAAACAACAAATTGCATGATGCCCCTAATGAATTGCTTTCAACAAAATACAGATCCtaatacattaaaaaaaaatgaaaatggtATACCTAATATGAATATGTCACCAACGATTTTAAGACCTATTAATTCTAGAGATACACCCAATAACAATATGAACACTCAagaacatattaaaaataatatatcaccATATCCaaacaattttttaaattctaaTTTTACAAATTATAACATACCCCAAAATTTATATAGTCAAATAGAAAATTTACCACAGGCACATAATTTACCAGATGGGTTCCAATGGCAATATCCTGATGGAGTACCAAATAGTCCCTTATGTAATACTAGAAATATGCCATCTCTTGTTGTTACTTGTCCTCCACAAATTGGTCGCGTTACCTGCACAAGAAAGGATATTCAACCAGATATTCTTACCAAAACAGGGGTCTATGAATTTGatggatttaaaaaaaaaggtacaTCTCAATCTCTTTTTCCTCCATTAGCTCATCATAATAGAGTCCCTTTTCTTCCAGCTCCAGCTGCTCCTGGAACTCCTGATGTGGAAaacattgaaaaaaatatgtaa